In Streptomyces sp. 840.1, one DNA window encodes the following:
- a CDS encoding tetratricopeptide repeat protein: protein MLSVLSAGLATASRRLDGPAEDGTAPVSGARPGSLHPPHVVLDRVRGRDREIARLMALLKRPDGRFAVVCAAGGMGKTTLAAALAERARRGGYAVFWIRRRGPETLSDDFVQAAVGCGLPRSAVSAAQSGNDNLPDAVWRQLARTKKWLLVVDNADEAEQIGPEGERVADYRGWIRPYGRGLLLVTSRDTASATWGHAAELIRLEPLPAAAGGRVLLDSAPDGGTAVEAEALSSRLGGLPLALQAAGRYVTGSTSRHRDFAAYQSALEEELTTLVGADNPRPTDPNVARSTVRRTWEVSLDQLDREGIPLARPLLRQLSLFAEAPVPLAFITPELLTTAVGRPVGQAALDQALAGLERYGLLGVPAEQPHVPAAESRAGGSVTLHPLVREITALTLATDEPDRLHDYEQATVDALRGEVTRLRAAGATGWAAARLLAPHLPLLLDHPGLVPAEDACAALNTLADVLGDAGSYALQLGLRQTVLAHRVELLGDQHPDTFTARNHFANSLHCLGGYERSEEIHRQNLADRIRVLGPEHPDTLTSRNNVGYVLQLRGQYAEAASLHAMVLADRTRILGVDHLLTLTSRDNLAKSFDQLGDHTAAATLHTQNIAECSRVLGPDHPLTFTSRDNLAATVNHRGDPTHAAELHRTVFADRTRVLGPDHPHTLTSGNNLADALHQLGEHAQAAELLEQTLAGRVRVLGADHPDTLGTRSQLAVCRSETGRRRRRQ, encoded by the coding sequence GTGCTCAGCGTCTTGAGCGCGGGTCTGGCCACCGCGAGCCGCCGGCTCGACGGGCCGGCCGAGGACGGCACCGCCCCGGTATCCGGAGCCCGGCCCGGTTCGCTGCATCCGCCGCATGTGGTCCTTGATCGTGTGCGCGGCCGTGACCGGGAGATCGCCCGGCTCATGGCTCTGCTGAAGAGACCCGACGGCCGGTTCGCCGTGGTGTGCGCAGCAGGAGGCATGGGCAAGACAACGCTCGCGGCAGCACTTGCCGAGCGCGCCCGCCGCGGCGGATACGCGGTGTTCTGGATTCGCCGGCGCGGCCCGGAAACCCTCTCCGACGACTTCGTCCAGGCAGCCGTCGGCTGCGGCCTGCCGCGCAGCGCGGTCAGCGCCGCCCAGTCCGGAAACGACAACCTGCCCGATGCCGTATGGCGGCAACTCGCCAGAACCAAAAAGTGGTTGCTGGTTGTTGACAACGCCGACGAAGCTGAGCAGATCGGTCCGGAGGGTGAACGAGTCGCCGACTACCGCGGCTGGATCCGCCCCTACGGGCGCGGCCTGCTCCTGGTCACCAGCCGGGATACGGCATCCGCCACCTGGGGACACGCCGCGGAGCTGATACGGCTGGAGCCGCTTCCCGCGGCGGCGGGCGGCAGGGTCCTGCTGGACAGTGCGCCCGACGGCGGCACCGCAGTAGAGGCTGAAGCCCTGTCTTCCCGGCTCGGCGGCCTCCCCCTGGCCCTGCAGGCAGCCGGACGCTATGTGACGGGATCCACCAGCAGACACCGTGACTTCGCCGCGTATCAAAGCGCGCTGGAAGAGGAGTTGACCACCTTGGTAGGAGCTGACAACCCGCGTCCTACGGACCCGAACGTGGCCAGGTCCACCGTCCGCCGCACCTGGGAGGTCTCACTCGATCAACTCGACCGCGAAGGCATTCCACTGGCCCGTCCGCTGCTGCGCCAGCTCTCCCTGTTCGCGGAGGCACCAGTGCCCCTGGCCTTCATCACACCGGAACTGCTGACGACGGCCGTCGGCCGGCCCGTCGGCCAGGCCGCCCTGGACCAGGCCCTGGCCGGCCTCGAACGCTACGGCTTGCTCGGCGTACCGGCGGAACAACCGCACGTGCCCGCAGCCGAGTCCCGCGCAGGGGGCAGCGTCACCCTCCACCCGCTCGTCCGCGAGATCACCGCACTGACTCTGGCCACCGATGAACCGGACCGCCTCCACGACTACGAGCAGGCAACCGTCGACGCCCTGCGCGGTGAGGTGACGCGTCTCCGTGCCGCCGGAGCTACGGGCTGGGCCGCCGCACGGTTGCTCGCCCCGCATCTGCCTCTTCTGCTCGACCACCCGGGCCTGGTCCCGGCCGAGGACGCCTGTGCCGCCCTCAACACACTGGCGGATGTGCTGGGCGACGCGGGAAGCTATGCCCTCCAGCTCGGGCTGCGGCAGACCGTACTCGCCCATCGCGTCGAGCTGCTCGGCGACCAGCACCCAGACACCTTCACCGCCCGCAACCACTTCGCCAACAGCCTCCACTGTCTCGGCGGATACGAACGGTCGGAAGAGATCCACCGGCAGAATCTGGCCGACCGGATCCGGGTACTGGGACCGGAGCATCCCGATACGCTCACCAGCCGCAACAACGTCGGATACGTCCTGCAACTCCGCGGTCAGTACGCGGAGGCCGCTTCGCTGCACGCCATGGTGCTCGCAGACCGGACCAGGATCCTGGGAGTCGATCACCTCCTGACCCTGACCAGCCGCGACAACCTCGCCAAGTCGTTCGACCAGCTCGGTGACCACACCGCCGCGGCCACGCTCCACACGCAGAACATCGCAGAATGCTCCCGCGTACTGGGCCCCGATCACCCCCTCACCTTCACCAGCCGCGACAACCTCGCCGCCACGGTCAACCATCGCGGTGATCCGACGCACGCCGCAGAGCTGCACCGGACGGTGTTCGCAGATCGCACCCGCGTCCTCGGCCCGGACCACCCGCATACCTTGACCAGCGGTAACAACCTCGCGGATGCCCTGCATCAGCTGGGCGAACACGCTCAGGCCGCCGAGTTGCTGGAGCAGACGCTCGCCGGTCGCGTGCGCGTCCTGGGCGCCGACCACCCGGACACCCTGGGCACCCGCTCGCAACTGGCTGTCTGCCGGTCCGAGACGGGCCGACGGCGTCGGCGGCAATGA
- a CDS encoding alkaline phosphatase family protein yields MTLTTTEPPRIDPEHPEPPASRETAPATGAADTGSPAGELHITRRRMFQTAAVALGAIAAGPVADAVVGRQAEAAEYRLPKGFNGDISDLKHVVILMQENRSFDHYLGQLPGVRGHHDKQVLRFQDGTDVFQQRDANGTVVPPAVSTATWSDNHSFYGANEGRWNTWVKDKGDHCMWYYAPDYMPWMYSLASQYTVCDMNFCSLHGPTIPNRYYLMTGSGGGETTNARQNDYSRSWTTVPEQLQQAGIDWRVYSDNSGNGLRGSLQSGFVGEYGCNVTNSFASFDPRTADPSDLEPGSGKIWKANSFVYEGATTPNDDSEANLDAVLRDLIAACEPGAEHPLPEVSWVVMPAAWSEHPGFDTVHGERYMNKVLKTLQSNEDIWNHTLVIITYDENDGKFDHVLPPRPEPGTAGEFSGITPYGFGPRVPMVLVSPWTRGGHVASEVFDHTSTVKFLETWAAHLGKPFTCPNITEWRRSIAGDLTSAIDFAHPWPGPVVIADPVTGTPPKPSRDRMKPRGLSFHPHTTLTENRADGTVTASMTLSGGPAGKAVSLQVFPDQYLPFANTPYTVTGTAPRSYTWDATETDGKYAFSVYGPDGFLRSFAGQLIPAHGSNQRHIGIPRVEAELAGGRRATVRLRLRNDGKRPVRYTLKANDYVGGTRKYTVPGGHSTVVHWPTEDGYYDVVLTADTGTGWSQRYAGRVATV; encoded by the coding sequence ATGACTCTCACCACCACCGAGCCCCCCCGCATCGACCCGGAGCACCCGGAGCCCCCGGCCAGCCGGGAGACCGCCCCGGCCACCGGCGCGGCGGACACCGGAAGCCCCGCCGGTGAACTCCACATCACGCGGCGCCGGATGTTCCAGACGGCAGCCGTGGCCCTCGGCGCGATCGCGGCCGGCCCTGTCGCCGACGCGGTCGTCGGCAGACAGGCCGAGGCCGCCGAATACCGGCTGCCCAAGGGCTTCAACGGAGACATCTCCGACCTGAAGCACGTGGTGATCCTGATGCAGGAGAACCGGTCCTTCGACCACTACCTCGGGCAGCTGCCCGGTGTGCGCGGCCACCACGACAAGCAGGTCCTGAGGTTCCAGGACGGCACCGACGTCTTCCAGCAGCGCGATGCCAACGGCACCGTCGTGCCGCCCGCCGTGTCCACCGCCACCTGGAGCGACAACCACAGCTTCTACGGTGCCAACGAGGGGCGGTGGAACACCTGGGTGAAGGACAAGGGCGACCACTGCATGTGGTACTACGCGCCCGACTACATGCCGTGGATGTACTCGCTCGCCTCCCAGTACACCGTCTGCGACATGAACTTCTGCTCGCTGCACGGGCCGACGATCCCGAACCGCTACTACCTGATGACCGGTTCGGGGGGCGGCGAGACCACCAACGCCAGGCAGAACGACTACAGCCGAAGCTGGACCACGGTCCCCGAGCAGCTCCAGCAGGCCGGCATCGACTGGCGGGTCTACTCCGACAACAGCGGCAACGGCCTCCGCGGCAGCCTCCAGAGCGGCTTCGTCGGCGAGTACGGCTGCAACGTCACCAACAGCTTCGCCTCCTTCGACCCCCGCACGGCGGACCCGAGCGACCTCGAACCGGGCAGCGGCAAGATCTGGAAGGCCAACTCCTTCGTCTACGAGGGCGCCACCACGCCCAACGACGACTCCGAGGCAAACCTCGACGCCGTGCTGCGGGACCTGATCGCGGCCTGCGAGCCGGGGGCGGAACATCCGCTCCCCGAGGTCTCCTGGGTGGTGATGCCCGCCGCGTGGAGCGAGCACCCGGGCTTCGACACCGTGCACGGCGAGCGCTACATGAACAAGGTCCTCAAGACCCTCCAGAGCAACGAGGACATCTGGAACCACACCCTGGTGATCATCACCTACGACGAGAACGACGGAAAGTTCGACCATGTCCTGCCCCCGCGCCCGGAGCCGGGCACGGCCGGTGAGTTCTCCGGCATTACCCCGTACGGCTTCGGCCCCCGGGTGCCGATGGTGCTGGTCTCGCCGTGGACCCGGGGCGGCCATGTCGCCTCGGAGGTGTTCGACCACACCTCGACGGTGAAGTTCCTGGAGACCTGGGCCGCCCATCTGGGCAAGCCGTTCACCTGCCCGAACATCACCGAGTGGCGCCGCTCCATCGCGGGCGACCTGACCAGCGCGATCGACTTCGCGCACCCGTGGCCGGGCCCGGTCGTCATCGCGGACCCGGTCACCGGGACCCCGCCGAAGCCGTCGCGGGACCGGATGAAGCCGCGCGGCCTCTCCTTCCACCCGCACACCACCCTCACCGAGAACCGGGCCGACGGCACGGTGACCGCGTCCATGACCCTGTCCGGCGGTCCGGCGGGCAAGGCGGTGAGCCTCCAGGTCTTCCCCGACCAGTACCTCCCCTTCGCCAACACGCCGTACACGGTGACCGGGACGGCCCCCCGCTCGTACACCTGGGACGCGACGGAGACCGACGGCAAGTACGCCTTCTCGGTCTACGGGCCCGACGGCTTCCTGCGCTCCTTCGCCGGGCAGCTGATTCCCGCGCACGGGAGCAACCAGCGGCACATCGGCATTCCGCGCGTCGAGGCGGAGCTGGCCGGCGGCAGACGCGCCACGGTCAGGCTGAGACTGCGCAACGACGGCAAGCGGCCCGTCCGTTACACCCTGAAGGCCAACGACTACGTCGGCGGCACCCGGAAGTACACGGTCCCCGGCGGCCACTCGACCGTCGTGCACTGGCCCACCGAGGACGGCTACTACGACGTCGTGCTCACCGCCGACACTGGGACCGGCTGGAGCCAGCGGTATGCGGGGCGCGTGGCGACGGTCTGA
- a CDS encoding DUF397 domain-containing protein: protein METGPDLKSAQWRKSSYSGSTGGDCVECTVTGGAAWRKSSYSGNTGGDCVEVATGCAASVPVRDSKVQDGPVLVIAADAWRGFVSSLRTT, encoded by the coding sequence ATGGAAACCGGCCCCGACCTGAAGAGCGCGCAGTGGCGTAAGTCTTCCTACAGCGGCAGCACCGGCGGCGACTGCGTCGAGTGCACCGTGACCGGCGGCGCCGCCTGGCGTAAGTCTTCCTACAGCGGCAACACCGGCGGCGACTGCGTCGAGGTGGCGACCGGCTGCGCCGCGTCCGTGCCGGTCCGCGACAGCAAGGTCCAGGACGGGCCCGTCCTCGTCATCGCGGCCGACGCCTGGCGCGGCTTCGTGAGCAGCCTTCGCACGACGTGA
- a CDS encoding helix-turn-helix transcriptional regulator, producing MANIQSLDPCASPLDYYGWELRRQREAHGLRQQQLGEIIFCTGSLIGQVETTKKIPTRDFSERVDAALGTDGVFSRLVGLVLRSQLPTWFQAYAEMEARAEYISTYQAQLVYGLLQTEDYARAVLATGMPDDLEGLLAARMERQRILERERPPLAWAVLDEAVLHRPIGGHDVMRAQLTRLLDFSATRWMRIQVLPFAAGEHSSLAGSFNLLRFDDDPDIVYTEDLISGHMTASPDTVREGSLRYAHLQAAALSVEESAALIARVMEERYGNRPRPEERAVA from the coding sequence GTGGCCAACATCCAGTCGCTCGACCCCTGCGCGTCCCCCCTGGACTACTACGGCTGGGAATTACGCCGCCAGCGCGAGGCGCACGGCCTCAGGCAACAGCAGTTGGGCGAGATCATCTTCTGCACGGGCTCGCTGATCGGCCAGGTCGAGACGACGAAGAAGATCCCCACCCGCGACTTCTCCGAGCGGGTGGACGCCGCCCTGGGCACGGACGGCGTGTTCTCCCGCCTGGTGGGCCTGGTCCTGCGCAGCCAGCTGCCGACCTGGTTCCAGGCGTACGCCGAGATGGAGGCCCGCGCGGAGTACATCTCCACGTACCAGGCGCAGTTGGTGTACGGGCTGTTGCAGACGGAGGACTACGCGCGAGCCGTGCTGGCCACCGGGATGCCCGACGATCTGGAGGGCCTGCTGGCCGCCCGGATGGAGCGCCAGCGCATTCTGGAGCGCGAACGGCCGCCGCTGGCCTGGGCCGTCCTGGACGAGGCCGTACTGCACCGGCCGATCGGCGGCCACGACGTCATGCGGGCCCAACTGACGCGGCTGTTGGACTTCTCCGCCACCCGGTGGATGCGCATCCAGGTGCTGCCCTTCGCGGCAGGTGAACACTCAAGCCTGGCTGGCTCGTTCAACCTACTGCGCTTCGACGACGACCCGGACATCGTCTACACCGAGGACCTCATCTCCGGTCATATGACCGCCAGCCCCGACACGGTCAGAGAGGGCTCGCTCCGATACGCTCATCTGCAGGCCGCAGCCCTCTCCGTGGAGGAGTCGGCGGCTCTGATCGCCCGCGTGATGGAGGAGCGTTATGGAAACCGGCCCCGACCTGAAGAGCGCGCAGTGGCGTAA
- a CDS encoding ATP-binding protein, whose product MNHVISPQVESQVESQVESEAGAEEPVYRADFAMGEHSARHLRRILRLYLKGWGLIGVADAAELAFTELIANVVRHVPGRRCQTFIFRLPGGEGVRVEVADGCPEVPRVVEGDVLDEGGRGLLLVDALTEKWGVEVRRDGGGKTVWFECLAAASAADAVRVTPTARPAPRP is encoded by the coding sequence ATGAATCACGTAATTTCCCCCCAGGTCGAGTCCCAGGTCGAGTCCCAGGTCGAGTCCGAGGCCGGGGCCGAAGAGCCGGTCTACCGGGCCGACTTCGCCATGGGCGAGCACTCGGCCCGGCATCTGCGGCGCATCCTGCGCCTCTACCTCAAGGGGTGGGGGCTCATCGGCGTGGCCGACGCGGCGGAGCTCGCGTTCACGGAGCTCATCGCCAATGTGGTCCGGCACGTGCCGGGCCGCCGCTGCCAGACGTTCATCTTCCGGCTGCCGGGCGGCGAGGGCGTCCGCGTCGAGGTGGCGGACGGCTGCCCCGAGGTGCCTCGCGTGGTCGAGGGCGATGTGCTCGACGAGGGCGGACGGGGGCTGCTCCTGGTGGACGCGCTCACCGAAAAGTGGGGCGTGGAGGTGCGCCGGGACGGCGGCGGCAAGACGGTGTGGTTCGAGTGTCTGGCCGCCGCGTCGGCAGCGGATGCCGTTCGGGTTACGCCGACAGCTCGGCCAGCACCGCGTCCGTGA
- a CDS encoding serine hydrolase, with protein sequence MQSLAMIENWPVPTAAAAVVRADGTVLGTHGPTAHRFPLASVTKPLAAYAALVAYEEGAVELDEPAGPEGSTVRHLLAHTSGLAFDEHRVTAPPGTRRLYSNAGFEVLGDHIAKATGIPFPEYARQAVLEPLGMTATTLDGSPARDGVSTVDDLSRFAAEVQAPRLLDPRTVLAAQSVVHPGLKGVLPGYGHQNPNDWGLGFEIRDSKSLHWTGANSSPATFGHFGQSGTFLWIDPAAGAACVALTDRAFGPWAAEVWPPFTDAVLAELSA encoded by the coding sequence ATGCAGAGCCTGGCGATGATCGAGAACTGGCCCGTCCCCACCGCGGCGGCGGCCGTCGTACGAGCGGACGGGACCGTCCTCGGGACGCACGGTCCCACCGCGCACCGCTTCCCGCTCGCCTCCGTCACCAAGCCGCTGGCCGCCTACGCGGCGCTGGTGGCGTACGAGGAGGGCGCGGTCGAGCTCGACGAGCCGGCGGGCCCGGAGGGGTCCACGGTCCGGCACCTGCTCGCCCACACCAGCGGCCTCGCCTTCGACGAGCACCGGGTGACGGCCCCGCCCGGCACCCGGCGGCTGTACTCGAACGCGGGCTTCGAGGTGCTCGGCGACCACATCGCCAAGGCCACCGGCATCCCGTTCCCCGAGTACGCCCGCCAGGCGGTCCTGGAGCCCCTGGGCATGACGGCGACCACCCTGGACGGCTCGCCCGCCCGCGACGGCGTCTCCACCGTCGACGACCTGTCCCGGTTCGCGGCCGAGGTGCAGGCCCCCCGCCTCCTCGACCCGCGCACGGTGCTTGCGGCCCAGAGCGTCGTGCACCCCGGGCTGAAGGGCGTCCTGCCGGGCTACGGCCACCAGAACCCCAACGACTGGGGCCTCGGCTTCGAGATCCGGGACTCCAAGTCCCTGCACTGGACCGGCGCGAACTCCTCCCCCGCGACCTTCGGGCACTTCGGCCAGTCCGGCACGTTCCTGTGGATCGACCCGGCCGCCGGGGCGGCCTGCGTGGCGCTCACCGACCGGGCCTTCGGGCCGTGGGCGGCCGAGGTGTGGCCCCCGTTCACGGACGCGGTGCTGGCCGAGCTGTCGGCGTAA
- a CDS encoding MerR family transcriptional regulator, which produces MTVMDTTTTPTRTDICVSAPKAYPRPEGRDQYTISEVVAFTGLTAHTLRWYERIGLMSHVDRSHTGQRRFTNRDLDWLNFVGKLRLTGMPVAHMVRYAELLREGDHTFEERQELLEATRRDVRTRIEELRDTLAVLDHKIDFYAGARRAPERPSA; this is translated from the coding sequence ATGACGGTGATGGATACCACGACGACCCCGACGAGGACCGATATCTGCGTATCGGCCCCCAAGGCGTATCCGCGTCCCGAGGGGCGGGACCAGTACACGATCAGCGAGGTGGTCGCCTTCACCGGGCTCACCGCGCACACGCTGCGCTGGTACGAGCGGATCGGGCTGATGTCGCACGTCGATCGGTCACACACAGGACAGCGCCGTTTCACCAACCGTGACCTGGACTGGCTGAACTTCGTCGGCAAGCTGCGGCTGACCGGGATGCCGGTCGCCCACATGGTCCGTTACGCGGAACTGCTGCGCGAGGGCGACCACACCTTCGAGGAACGCCAGGAACTGCTGGAGGCGACCCGCCGCGACGTACGGACGCGGATCGAGGAGCTCCGGGACACCCTCGCGGTACTCGACCACAAGATCGACTTCTATGCGGGCGCCCGGCGGGCGCCGGAGAGGCCCAGTGCCTGA
- a CDS encoding aldo/keto reductase, whose translation MTDNKIATVELGRGGPQVGVQGLGCMGMSEFYGDTDESSARETLETALAAGVTLFDTADIYGSGANETFIAPFVGAHRDEITLATKFAIERRDDDPHYRGIRNDPAYIRQAVENSLRRLNTEVIDLYYMHRRDPAVPLAESVGAMAELVQQGKVKQLGLSEVTGAELREAHAVHPIAALQSEWSLFSRDSERTAVPAAVELGVTVVPYSPLGRGFLTGAFADAGKDLSKNDFRQFQPRFTGDNAKTNAALLEPVRKIAAAHGATAAQVALAWVQQRAQVHGLTVVPIPGTRKSSRLLENVGATRITLTSEELAQLEPIAGQVAGDRYPDMSSTATARE comes from the coding sequence ATGACTGACAACAAGATCGCCACCGTGGAGCTCGGCAGGGGCGGACCGCAGGTCGGCGTCCAGGGCCTCGGCTGCATGGGCATGAGCGAGTTCTACGGGGACACCGACGAGTCCTCCGCACGCGAGACGCTGGAGACCGCCCTGGCGGCCGGCGTCACGCTCTTCGACACCGCGGACATCTATGGCAGCGGCGCCAACGAGACGTTCATCGCGCCGTTCGTCGGCGCGCACCGGGACGAGATCACCCTCGCCACGAAGTTCGCCATCGAGCGCCGGGACGACGACCCGCACTACCGGGGCATCCGCAACGACCCCGCGTACATCCGGCAGGCCGTCGAGAACAGCCTGCGCCGGCTGAACACCGAGGTGATCGACCTCTATTACATGCACCGCCGTGACCCGGCCGTGCCGCTGGCCGAGTCCGTCGGCGCGATGGCCGAGCTGGTCCAGCAGGGCAAGGTCAAGCAGCTGGGCCTGAGCGAGGTGACCGGCGCCGAGCTGCGGGAGGCGCACGCCGTGCACCCGATCGCCGCCCTGCAGTCCGAGTGGTCCCTCTTCAGCCGGGACAGCGAGCGCACCGCGGTGCCCGCCGCCGTCGAGCTCGGCGTGACCGTCGTGCCGTACTCGCCGCTCGGCCGGGGCTTTTTGACCGGGGCGTTCGCGGACGCGGGCAAGGACCTGTCGAAGAACGACTTCCGGCAGTTCCAGCCGCGCTTCACCGGCGACAACGCGAAGACGAACGCCGCCCTGCTGGAGCCGGTCCGCAAGATCGCCGCCGCTCACGGGGCGACCGCTGCCCAGGTGGCGCTGGCCTGGGTGCAGCAGCGCGCCCAGGTGCACGGTCTGACCGTGGTGCCGATCCCGGGCACCCGTAAGAGCAGCCGCCTGCTGGAGAACGTCGGCGCCACCCGGATCACCCTGACGTCCGAGGAGCTGGCCCAGCTGGAGCCGATCGCCGGCCAGGTCGCCGGGGACCGCTACCCGGACATGAGCTCGACCGCCACCGCCCGCGAATGA
- a CDS encoding alpha/beta hydrolase: MRRYARTLVAVALATTVVAGTAGWASGNAQQALTGPPPGAAAWRADQVLGRELPDPERDTPAEVSAFFRGLSAQDRQTLITRHPLVVGNLDGVPVELRYRANALALKAGHDPRYAHLAADPHRQILAFDPRGRGQVAEVFGDLRAARQVSVVVPGSDIDAGTFDRRTDVYGTPAGMASSLYAQTGRGSAVIAWAGYTTPVGLGVDAATGSLAKAGADRLTRFDDGLAADGLPTPAVFCHSYGSVVCGLAASRLRATDLVVLGSPGMRAANVRALHTDARVWAAKDPSDWIDKVPNVEFAGLGHGPDPTSAAFGARRVPAADAHGHTGYFAPGTQSLHAFAAIAEGAYVKGQFTPKS; this comes from the coding sequence ATGCGCCGTTACGCGAGGACCTTGGTGGCGGTCGCCCTGGCGACCACGGTGGTGGCCGGGACGGCGGGCTGGGCTTCGGGCAACGCCCAGCAGGCGCTGACCGGGCCGCCGCCCGGTGCCGCCGCCTGGCGGGCGGACCAGGTGCTGGGACGGGAGCTGCCGGACCCGGAACGGGACACACCGGCCGAAGTGAGCGCGTTCTTCCGGGGATTGAGTGCGCAGGACCGTCAGACGCTGATCACGCGGCACCCGCTCGTCGTCGGGAACCTCGACGGCGTACCGGTCGAGCTGCGCTACCGGGCCAACGCCCTTGCGCTGAAGGCCGGTCACGACCCCCGGTACGCGCATCTCGCCGCCGACCCGCACCGGCAGATCCTCGCGTTCGACCCGCGCGGCCGGGGTCAGGTGGCGGAGGTCTTCGGCGACTTGAGGGCAGCGCGGCAGGTGTCCGTGGTGGTGCCGGGTTCGGACATCGACGCCGGGACCTTCGACCGCCGGACCGATGTGTACGGCACCCCGGCGGGCATGGCCAGCTCCCTCTACGCGCAGACCGGCCGGGGCAGTGCCGTGATCGCCTGGGCCGGGTACACCACGCCCGTCGGCCTCGGCGTGGACGCGGCGACCGGCTCCCTCGCCAAGGCCGGCGCCGACCGGCTGACCCGGTTCGACGACGGGCTGGCCGCCGACGGACTGCCCACGCCCGCCGTGTTCTGCCACAGCTACGGCTCCGTGGTCTGCGGCCTCGCCGCGTCCCGGCTGCGCGCCACGGATCTGGTCGTCCTCGGGTCGCCCGGGATGCGCGCCGCCAACGTCCGCGCCCTGCACACCGATGCCCGGGTGTGGGCCGCCAAGGACCCCAGCGACTGGATCGACAAGGTGCCCAACGTGGAGTTCGCCGGTCTCGGCCACGGCCCCGATCCGACGTCCGCCGCGTTCGGCGCCCGCCGGGTGCCGGCCGCCGACGCGCACGGGCACACCGGCTACTTCGCTCCCGGGACGCAGTCGCTGCACGCCTTCGCCGCGATCGCCGAAGGCGCGTACGTCAAGGGGCAGTTCACACCCAAGAGCTGA
- a CDS encoding response regulator transcription factor, whose translation MTIRVIIVDDQAMVRAGFAALLAAQADIDVVGEAPDGRQGIDVSRRVHPDVVLMDVRMPEMDGLAAARELLDPPVGVTHVPRVLMLTTFDVDDYVYEALRAGASGFLLKDAPPADLISAVRVVAAGDALLAPSVTRRLIADFARQRPSGAGRGGAALRLNGLTPRETEVLELIARGLSNQEIAGQLVLAEQTVKTHIGRILAKLDLRDRAQAVIFAYEAGVVVAGEA comes from the coding sequence TTGACCATCCGTGTGATCATCGTCGACGACCAGGCCATGGTGCGGGCGGGGTTCGCGGCGCTGCTCGCGGCACAGGCCGACATCGATGTGGTCGGTGAGGCGCCGGACGGGCGCCAGGGCATCGACGTCAGCCGCCGGGTCCATCCGGACGTGGTGCTCATGGATGTCCGGATGCCCGAGATGGACGGCCTGGCGGCGGCGCGCGAGCTGCTGGACCCGCCGGTGGGTGTGACGCATGTGCCGAGGGTGCTGATGCTGACCACGTTCGACGTGGACGACTACGTGTACGAGGCGCTGCGCGCCGGGGCGTCCGGTTTCCTGCTGAAGGACGCACCCCCGGCGGACCTGATCTCGGCGGTACGGGTGGTGGCGGCGGGCGACGCGCTGCTCGCCCCGTCGGTGACCCGGCGCCTGATCGCGGACTTCGCCCGCCAGCGGCCCTCGGGTGCCGGTCGCGGCGGGGCCGCGCTGCGGCTGAACGGGCTGACCCCGCGCGAGACGGAGGTGCTGGAGCTGATCGCCCGGGGGCTGTCGAACCAGGAGATAGCCGGGCAGCTGGTGCTGGCGGAGCAGACGGTGAAGACGCACATCGGGCGGATACTCGCGAAGCTGGATCTGCGCGACCGGGCCCAGGCGGTGATCTTCGCGTACGAGGCGGGCGTGGTGGTGGCGGGCGAGGCCTGA